The Caloranaerobacter ferrireducens genome contains a region encoding:
- a CDS encoding ATP-dependent nuclease, protein MINLSIQNFRSFEDVTLALDNVTIIVGKNDSGKSNLFRALYYFFNVKQTLKESDRPIFMSDNNKKTCVSFNLNITESNKIKKILNNNNLKLKYISKENDNYWCYTEDQKINLNNLKNKVDKVAEDVIPEIYYIDIAKLYKSFDLFNVWDDIQSEILKILIDQQNINSNYEYLINEYILKYWNSDKQSEIFLVNETEGKFVCHARDKNRIRVNLCDRGTGFQTFLYYLMSIIKVVKSKNNKRNIIMIEEPERMMHPQAQRDFVKLVNDITKEYKDIYFIITTHSPVIVNEGSNNKILLFEKSERGRTLINHKPYNENWKKLRYALGMLPSDSLIIGKVTVLVEGICEKLFIPRLLEKFTDIKISDINFIDCNGASNIPYILDYVKDLPTKIVVLLDGDNQGDQAYKKLRDNSIIPLENIISLCNKDSRKKDIAFEDVFDVNLLVEGLRKIYNGNSITIEDMDKFKSQKEHYSKMCWGRFAKKYLREKGIIQEDDDLKKVELCEFLVSNVKEFPEKLSPLLERLKILLND, encoded by the coding sequence ATGATTAATTTAAGTATACAGAACTTCAGATCTTTTGAAGATGTTACTCTTGCTCTTGATAATGTAACTATTATTGTAGGTAAAAATGATAGTGGAAAAAGTAATTTATTTAGAGCATTATATTACTTTTTTAATGTTAAACAAACCTTAAAAGAAAGTGATAGGCCGATATTTATGTCCGATAACAATAAAAAAACATGTGTTTCATTTAATCTAAATATTACTGAAAGTAATAAAATAAAAAAGATTCTAAACAATAATAATCTAAAATTAAAGTATATAAGTAAAGAAAATGATAATTATTGGTGTTATACAGAGGATCAAAAAATAAACCTAAATAATCTGAAAAATAAAGTGGATAAAGTGGCAGAGGATGTTATTCCAGAAATATACTATATTGATATTGCTAAATTATATAAGTCTTTTGATTTATTTAATGTTTGGGATGATATCCAAAGTGAAATTCTGAAAATTTTAATTGATCAACAAAATATAAATTCTAACTATGAATATTTAATAAACGAATATATACTTAAGTATTGGAATTCAGATAAACAAAGTGAAATTTTTCTAGTTAATGAAACAGAAGGTAAATTTGTGTGTCATGCGAGGGATAAAAATAGAATTAGGGTTAATTTATGTGACAGGGGTACTGGCTTTCAAACTTTTTTATATTATTTAATGAGTATTATTAAAGTAGTAAAAAGTAAGAATAATAAAAGAAATATTATTATGATTGAAGAACCAGAAAGAATGATGCATCCACAAGCACAGAGAGATTTTGTAAAATTAGTTAATGACATAACTAAAGAATACAAGGATATTTATTTTATTATTACTACTCATTCTCCAGTAATAGTTAACGAAGGAAGTAATAATAAAATTTTGTTGTTTGAGAAAAGCGAAAGAGGAAGAACATTAATAAATCATAAGCCTTATAATGAAAATTGGAAAAAACTAAGATATGCTTTAGGAATGTTACCAAGTGATTCATTGATAATTGGTAAAGTTACAGTTCTTGTTGAAGGAATATGTGAGAAGTTATTTATACCTAGACTGTTAGAAAAATTTACAGATATTAAAATATCAGATATAAATTTTATTGATTGTAATGGTGCAAGTAATATACCTTATATATTAGATTATGTTAAGGATTTACCTACTAAAATAGTTGTTTTATTAGATGGTGATAATCAAGGGGATCAAGCCTATAAGAAGTTAAGAGATAATAGTATAATACCTCTAGAGAATATAATTAGTTTATGTAATAAAGATAGTAGAAAAAAAGATATTGCTTTTGAAGATGTTTTTGATGTAAATTTATTAGTTGAAGGTTTAAGAAAAATATATAATGGAAATTCTATTACAATTGAAGATATGGATAAGTTTAAGTCTCAAAAAGAACATTATTCTAAAATGTGTTGGGGAAGATTTGCTAAAAAATATTTAAGAGAAAAAGGTATAATACAAGAAGATGATGATTTAAAAAAAGTAGAATTGTGTGAGTTTTTAGTTAGTAATGTTAAAGAATTTCCAGAAAAACTAAGTCCTTTATTAGAAAGATTAAAAATATTATTAAACGATTAG
- a CDS encoding PD-(D/E)XK nuclease family protein, protein MSLFGRLYDLLKSSSSNVREDYLSEIFAEVLKDRNILIDFVEKFIGLSIIELRQVNIETQKTYSKLVNHNMDSRPDIVIQFKDRKSTKIYTIFVESKLSAIEGDKQLQRYAEHLGRIKNEYFAETYLLYLTESFDPKNEKNIFTNGKTCEFLQYRWYQVYEWLREIPFNNMLKDCLLEYMEEMGMDKSRKFLPQDIYALQNSRRLFQMIDEILDGKIDEIFNNNFGRPFQISNRFTQLRYHDRYVKSVSLSKGNLGIYVGIQLTDEIYPLCSVALEVSPKNQQRNVILKAAKEFIGKNPEFEIAYLEDENEWGFLYCEKPLIEFMIEEDHIKAIEKFFIEGLSKLVEFKVKNPEINWG, encoded by the coding sequence ATGAGTCTGTTTGGAAGATTATATGATTTACTTAAAAGTTCTTCTTCAAATGTAAGAGAGGATTACCTTTCAGAAATATTTGCAGAAGTATTAAAAGATAGAAATATACTTATTGATTTTGTTGAGAAATTTATTGGATTAAGCATTATAGAGTTGAGACAAGTAAATATAGAAACCCAAAAAACATATAGCAAACTTGTCAATCATAATATGGACAGTAGACCTGATATAGTTATTCAATTTAAAGATAGAAAATCAACAAAAATTTATACAATTTTTGTTGAATCTAAGTTGTCAGCAATAGAAGGGGACAAGCAGTTGCAAAGATATGCTGAACACCTTGGTAGAATAAAGAATGAATATTTTGCTGAGACTTATCTTTTATATTTAACAGAAAGTTTTGATCCTAAAAATGAAAAAAATATTTTTACGAATGGTAAAACATGTGAGTTTTTGCAGTATAGATGGTATCAAGTTTATGAGTGGTTAAGAGAAATACCATTTAACAATATGTTAAAAGATTGTTTATTAGAATATATGGAGGAGATGGGAATGGATAAGTCAAGAAAGTTTTTACCTCAAGATATCTATGCACTTCAAAACAGCAGAAGGTTATTCCAAATGATTGATGAAATATTAGATGGTAAAATTGATGAAATATTCAATAATAATTTTGGGCGACCATTTCAAATAAGTAATAGATTTACACAACTTAGATATCATGATAGATATGTAAAATCTGTATCATTATCAAAAGGGAACTTAGGTATATATGTAGGAATTCAGTTGACCGATGAAATATATCCTTTATGTAGTGTTGCTTTAGAGGTTTCACCTAAAAATCAGCAAAGAAACGTGATATTAAAGGCTGCAAAAGAATTCATTGGCAAAAATCCAGAATTTGAAATTGCTTATTTGGAAGATGAAAATGAATGGGGATTTCTATACTGTGAAAAACCATTAATTGAATTTATGATAGAGGAAGATCATATAAAAGCAATAGAAAAATTTTTTATTGAAGGCCTTAGTAAATTAGTGGAGTTTAAAGTTAAAAATCCTGAAATAAACTGGGGCTAG
- a CDS encoding DUF1444 family protein, whose protein sequence is MKLDKEQFKFKLLNDIKKVYENAELNKELITFEFGTLEVIIDTKDMYKLYGKSKNNYNTVKKHCLNAVKEIIEETRFKVNYNKVFPIIKPKDFGSDKEINFIREEFTDDLDILYAVDMGDIYRFVTKHDNVDIELLKKSAINNINKIYNVLVKLDEELSVYTLGFTTDLGSSMILSKNFIKQIYRKVGKSFLFAIPFNGTLVVAENNDKYIDYLNELIKMIQEIDKISDSVYKYEDNKIEYATKRRILKIIK, encoded by the coding sequence TTGAAACTTGATAAAGAACAATTTAAATTTAAATTATTAAATGATATAAAAAAAGTATATGAAAATGCTGAACTAAATAAAGAACTCATTACTTTTGAATTTGGAACACTAGAAGTTATAATTGATACTAAAGATATGTATAAATTGTATGGGAAATCAAAAAACAACTATAATACAGTCAAAAAACACTGCTTAAATGCTGTAAAAGAAATTATAGAAGAGACGAGATTTAAGGTGAATTATAATAAAGTTTTTCCAATTATAAAACCTAAAGATTTTGGATCAGATAAAGAAATAAATTTTATAAGAGAAGAATTTACAGATGATTTAGATATTTTATATGCAGTAGACATGGGGGATATTTACAGATTTGTGACTAAACATGATAATGTAGATATAGAATTATTAAAAAAATCAGCAATAAATAATATAAACAAAATATATAATGTCTTAGTAAAATTAGATGAAGAATTATCAGTTTACACATTAGGCTTTACAACAGATCTAGGGAGCTCAATGATTTTATCAAAAAACTTTATAAAACAGATTTATAGGAAGGTTGGAAAGAGTTTTTTATTTGCAATACCTTTTAATGGTACTTTAGTAGTTGCAGAGAATAATGACAAATATATAGATTATTTAAATGAATTAATAAAAATGATACAAGAAATTGATAAAATATCTGACAGTGTATATAAATATGAAGATAATAAAATAGAATATGCGACTAAAAGAAGAATTTTAAAAATAATAAAATAA
- a CDS encoding CPBP family intramembrane glutamic endopeptidase produces MKKYLRMFGSVLLLISLYVIPQFIAGAVLGVVIALNNIEKAQDPAFLQQMINANIQYAMLLGIVISTLIFFIGYSKMKDKIRNCDFTPISFKNTTFAVLIGFLLNIFISLILMLIQTSKTFMNSSDIQEVFSNYAENVGFLMDGNIITVLLIIGILVPIFEEILYRGLIYKRLVEDINIWVAIIIQAILFGLTHFNLIQGLYTFVLGIILALTYHWVKSIWAPIIIHITFNSANYVVNFILPLVENSTVGIIITSVISIAFILIILYKIRKDYIGKYDETNEVTAIA; encoded by the coding sequence ATGAAAAAATATTTAAGAATGTTTGGCAGTGTTTTATTATTAATAAGTTTATATGTTATACCTCAATTTATTGCAGGAGCTGTATTAGGGGTGGTTATTGCACTTAATAATATTGAAAAAGCTCAAGATCCAGCTTTTTTACAACAGATGATCAATGCAAATATTCAATATGCAATGCTTTTAGGAATAGTGATTTCTACACTAATATTCTTTATTGGATATAGTAAGATGAAAGATAAAATTAGAAACTGTGATTTTACACCAATTAGCTTTAAAAATACTACATTCGCCGTGCTTATTGGATTTTTGTTAAATATTTTTATCAGTTTAATACTTATGTTAATTCAAACGAGTAAAACATTTATGAATTCATCAGATATTCAAGAAGTTTTTTCTAATTATGCTGAAAATGTAGGTTTTTTAATGGATGGTAATATTATAACTGTTCTTTTAATAATTGGGATTTTGGTACCTATTTTTGAAGAAATTCTATATAGAGGGTTAATATATAAAAGATTGGTTGAAGATATTAATATATGGGTAGCTATAATTATACAAGCTATTTTGTTTGGATTAACTCATTTTAATTTAATACAAGGATTATATACGTTTGTATTAGGGATTATATTGGCATTAACTTATCATTGGGTAAAGTCAATATGGGCACCAATTATTATACACATAACTTTTAACTCTGCTAATTATGTTGTGAACTTTATATTGCCATTAGTTGAGAATAGTACAGTTGGTATTATTATTACTTCAGTAATCAGTATTGCATTTATTTTGATTATACTATATAAAATCAGAAAAGATTACATTGGAAAATATGATGAAACAAATGAAGTTACGGCTATTGCTTAA
- a CDS encoding DNA alkylation repair protein: MDRVKAIKNELSKYIDEEKAKYLPNFFKAFPGGYGEGDKFIGVAVPNQRKIAKKFKDLSLNEIQKLLNEDIHEYRLTALFILVHKFEKSDNTGKKEIVDFYIKNINRVNNWDLVDSTAYKILGPYLIDKDKALLYDFAKTDHLWKQRISIVTTYYFIKNGEYEDTLKISKLLLDHKHDLIHKAVGWMLREIGNRDKEVEVEFLKRYYKKMPRTMLRYAIEKFDKEERNKYLKGEI, translated from the coding sequence ATGGATAGAGTTAAAGCTATTAAAAATGAGTTGTCAAAGTATATTGATGAAGAAAAAGCAAAGTATCTACCCAATTTTTTTAAAGCTTTCCCAGGGGGATATGGCGAAGGGGATAAATTTATAGGAGTAGCTGTGCCAAATCAAAGAAAAATAGCAAAAAAGTTTAAAGATTTATCTTTGAATGAAATACAGAAGCTATTAAATGAAGATATACATGAATATAGATTAACGGCATTGTTTATATTAGTTCATAAATTTGAGAAAAGTGATAACACAGGGAAAAAAGAAATAGTGGATTTCTATATAAAAAATATTAATAGAGTAAATAATTGGGATTTGGTTGATTCAACAGCTTATAAAATTTTAGGTCCATATTTAATAGATAAAGATAAGGCTTTACTATATGATTTTGCAAAAACAGATCATCTCTGGAAACAGAGGATTTCGATTGTTACTACTTACTATTTCATTAAGAATGGGGAATATGAAGACACATTAAAAATTTCAAAATTACTATTAGACCATAAGCATGATTTAATTCATAAGGCTGTAGGTTGGATGTTAAGAGAGATAGGTAATAGAGATAAAGAAGTTGAAGTAGAATTTTTAAAAAGATATTATAAAAAAATGCCAAGAACTATGTTGAGATATGCAATAGAAAAATTTGATAAAGAGGAAAGAAATAAATATTTAAAAGGTGAGATATAG
- a CDS encoding dicarboxylate/amino acid:cation symporter yields MKKIKKILKKTSNLIILAMFLGIVVGVIMGEKASYFAPLGQLFMQLIKMLVLPLITVSIISGAASLGNTKSAGKIGITTFVYFMGTTIIAVIIGLILGNIFKPGLGLDILTIKSMFSDEYASRGSTPGFWETVLGIIPVNPFKALIEGNILQILFFSLFLGFGISTLEKSKKEALINIFDYLSEALIWMVEKVIYIAPIGVFGLMADAVGTFGYTTLYLVLKLLLVYILALGLQTFGLYPLLVKIFTEVSPKKFLSKVKKAQIVALSTASSMGTLPVTFEVCEEELDVTNSTTSFVLPLGATINMDGGAIYYALVAMFFAQMFNIDLGIFDYVAIILTATIGSIGQAGVPGPSLLVVAVLLSANIPVVGLPLLFGVDRIFDMLRTAVNVTGDATCAVIVDNLVKDTTDGK; encoded by the coding sequence ATGAAGAAAATTAAGAAAATATTGAAAAAAACATCTAATCTGATTATTTTAGCTATGTTCTTAGGAATTGTTGTAGGGGTTATAATGGGAGAAAAGGCTTCATATTTTGCTCCGTTAGGTCAATTGTTTATGCAGTTAATAAAGATGCTTGTATTACCTTTAATAACTGTATCAATTATTTCAGGGGCTGCTTCTCTAGGAAACACCAAGTCAGCAGGGAAAATAGGCATAACTACTTTTGTGTATTTTATGGGTACTACTATAATTGCTGTAATTATAGGACTTATATTAGGTAATATTTTTAAACCTGGACTAGGATTAGATATTTTAACTATTAAATCTATGTTTTCAGATGAATATGCTAGTAGAGGGTCAACACCAGGTTTTTGGGAAACAGTTTTAGGAATAATACCAGTAAACCCTTTTAAAGCCTTAATTGAGGGCAATATACTGCAAATCTTATTTTTTAGCTTATTTTTAGGATTTGGGATTTCTACTTTGGAGAAATCTAAAAAGGAAGCATTGATAAACATATTTGACTACTTATCAGAAGCTCTAATTTGGATGGTTGAAAAAGTTATTTATATAGCACCAATAGGGGTATTTGGTCTAATGGCTGATGCAGTTGGTACATTTGGATATACAACGCTTTATTTAGTATTAAAGCTTCTGTTAGTATATATATTAGCATTAGGTTTACAGACATTTGGACTATATCCTTTATTAGTAAAGATTTTTACAGAAGTTTCACCAAAGAAATTTCTATCAAAAGTAAAAAAAGCTCAAATAGTAGCTCTGTCAACAGCTTCTTCTATGGGTACATTACCTGTAACTTTTGAAGTATGTGAAGAAGAGTTAGATGTAACAAACAGTACTACTTCTTTTGTTTTACCATTAGGAGCAACTATAAATATGGATGGTGGAGCTATTTACTACGCTTTAGTAGCAATGTTCTTTGCTCAGATGTTTAATATAGATTTAGGAATTTTTGATTACGTCGCTATAATATTGACAGCTACAATAGGATCCATTGGACAAGCAGGAGTACCTGGTCCTTCATTACTTGTTGTTGCAGTTCTTCTATCAGCTAATATTCCTGTAGTTGGATTGCCTTTATTATTTGGTGTCGATCGTATATTTGACATGTTGAGAACAGCAGTCAATGTTACTGGAGATGCAACTTGTGCGGTTATAGTTGATAATTTAGTTAAAGATACAACTGATGGTAAATAG
- a CDS encoding class I SAM-dependent rRNA methyltransferase has product MAKVILKKHRDKRILNGHLWVFDNEIERIEGDYEPGDIVDVYNSRDKFLGRGYINPKSKIRVRIMTRKQEEINREFFKKRIEQAWEYRKKLVDTSSCRVIFGEADFIPALIVDKFSDYLVIQTLALGIDKYKDMIVELLDEIIKPKGIFERNDVPVRELEGLEQKKGFLKGPFDTKVEIVENGIKMIVDVENGQKTGYFLDQRENRAAIKPIVKDARVLDTFTHTGGFALHAAHYGAKEVIAVDISEHAIDYVKQNAKLNGFEDKIQGVVGNVFDVLREYHKNKEKFDVVILDPPAFCKSRSALEGAYRGYKEINLRAMKIIKPGGFLVTCSCSHYMTPELFMEMIQDAAKDAKKTLRQIEVRTQAKDHPILLGSDESLYLKCVIVQVM; this is encoded by the coding sequence ATGGCAAAAGTAATTTTGAAAAAACATAGAGACAAGAGAATATTAAATGGTCATTTATGGGTTTTTGATAATGAAATTGAACGAATTGAAGGAGATTACGAACCAGGTGATATTGTAGACGTATACAATAGCAGAGATAAATTTTTAGGAAGAGGTTACATAAATCCAAAGTCTAAAATACGAGTGCGTATTATGACACGCAAACAAGAAGAAATAAATAGAGAATTTTTCAAAAAGAGAATTGAGCAAGCTTGGGAGTATAGAAAAAAATTGGTTGATACATCTAGCTGTCGTGTTATATTTGGAGAAGCTGATTTTATTCCAGCTCTTATAGTTGATAAGTTTAGCGATTATTTAGTAATTCAAACTCTTGCATTAGGCATAGATAAATATAAAGATATGATTGTTGAGCTTCTTGATGAAATTATCAAACCAAAGGGGATATTTGAAAGAAATGACGTTCCAGTAAGGGAACTAGAAGGATTAGAGCAGAAAAAGGGATTTTTAAAGGGACCATTTGATACTAAAGTTGAAATCGTTGAAAATGGAATAAAAATGATTGTTGATGTAGAAAATGGACAAAAAACTGGATATTTCTTAGACCAAAGAGAGAATAGAGCTGCTATCAAGCCTATTGTTAAGGATGCTAGAGTATTAGATACTTTTACACATACAGGAGGATTTGCATTACATGCAGCACATTATGGTGCTAAAGAGGTAATAGCTGTTGATATTTCAGAACATGCGATAGACTATGTAAAACAAAACGCAAAATTAAATGGATTTGAAGATAAAATCCAAGGTGTTGTAGGCAATGTTTTTGATGTATTAAGGGAGTATCATAAAAATAAAGAAAAATTTGATGTAGTAATATTGGATCCACCAGCATTTTGTAAGTCCCGTTCTGCTTTAGAAGGAGCATATCGAGGATATAAAGAAATTAATTTAAGAGCAATGAAGATAATTAAACCAGGTGGATTTTTAGTTACTTGTTCATGCTCTCATTATATGACACCTGAGCTATTTATGGAGATGATTCAAGATGCAGCAAAAGATGCTAAAAAGACATTAAGACAGATAGAAGTGCGTACTCAGGCAAAAGACCATCCAATTCTATTAGGTTCAGACGAGTCATTATATTTAAAATGTGTAATTGTACAGGTTATGTAG
- a CDS encoding glutathione ABC transporter substrate-binding protein translates to MLRNKKLVLVVTSILVLALALAGCGQKPAEDAKVQKDTIVVAQSADAKSLDPHATNDSTSANVMTQIYDTLVYATEDMELQPGLAESWNQVDETTWEFNLRKGVKFHNGEELKASDVKFTLDRMMQSSKVSHIVEAIDSVEVVDDYKVVIKTKEPFSPLLAHLAHSAASILNEKAVKEAGENYGQNPVGTGPFKFVSWEAGDKITLERFDDYFRGPAKIKNIVFRVVPEGTNRTIGLETGEIDIAYGIEPIDKDRVANHEKLQLIEAPSLAMYYIGFNCEKAPYDNKLVRQAISYAINPDDIIEAVLSGSGFKANSPIAPGVFGHNDELNRYQYNPEKAKELLKEAGYENGFKTKLWISGSLANQIAQIVQAQLKEVGIDVSIESLEWGTYIDKTAKGEQEMFFLGWGTVTADADYGLYPLFHSSAKGSAGNRSFYGNPEVDKLLEQGKVTADVEKRAEIYKKAQELIMDDAPIFPLFYKVQNAGTQKFIKGFKLHPAGHHKLYNVYFE, encoded by the coding sequence ATGCTAAGAAACAAAAAACTAGTTTTAGTAGTAACTTCAATTTTAGTATTAGCCCTTGCTTTAGCTGGATGCGGACAAAAACCAGCTGAAGATGCTAAGGTACAAAAAGATACGATAGTAGTTGCACAAAGTGCAGATGCAAAATCATTAGATCCACATGCAACAAACGATTCAACATCAGCAAATGTAATGACTCAAATTTATGACACATTAGTTTACGCTACAGAAGATATGGAATTACAACCAGGATTAGCTGAAAGTTGGAACCAAGTAGATGAAACAACATGGGAATTTAATCTTAGAAAAGGTGTTAAATTCCACAACGGTGAGGAATTAAAGGCAAGCGATGTTAAGTTTACATTAGATAGAATGATGCAATCAAGCAAAGTTAGTCATATAGTAGAAGCAATTGATTCAGTAGAGGTAGTTGACGATTATAAAGTTGTTATAAAAACTAAAGAACCATTCAGCCCATTATTAGCACACTTAGCTCACAGTGCAGCATCAATATTAAATGAGAAAGCTGTAAAAGAAGCAGGTGAGAATTACGGACAAAATCCAGTTGGTACTGGTCCGTTTAAATTCGTAAGCTGGGAAGCAGGAGATAAAATAACTTTAGAAAGATTCGATGATTACTTCAGAGGACCTGCTAAAATCAAAAACATAGTATTTAGAGTAGTTCCAGAAGGAACAAACAGAACAATAGGATTAGAAACAGGAGAAATTGATATTGCATATGGTATAGAGCCAATCGATAAGGATAGAGTAGCAAATCACGAAAAATTACAATTAATCGAAGCACCATCATTAGCTATGTACTATATCGGATTTAACTGTGAAAAAGCTCCATATGACAATAAACTTGTAAGACAAGCTATAAGCTATGCTATAAATCCAGATGATATAATCGAAGCTGTTTTAAGCGGTTCAGGATTTAAAGCTAATTCACCAATTGCTCCAGGAGTATTTGGACATAATGATGAATTAAACAGATATCAATACAATCCAGAAAAAGCAAAAGAATTACTTAAAGAAGCAGGATATGAAAACGGATTTAAAACTAAACTTTGGATAAGTGGTTCATTAGCTAACCAAATAGCACAAATTGTACAAGCTCAATTAAAAGAAGTAGGTATAGATGTAAGTATTGAATCTTTAGAGTGGGGAACTTATATAGATAAAACTGCTAAAGGAGAACAAGAAATGTTCTTCCTAGGATGGGGAACAGTTACTGCAGATGCTGACTATGGTTTATATCCATTATTCCACAGCTCAGCAAAAGGTTCAGCAGGTAACAGATCATTCTATGGAAATCCAGAAGTTGACAAGTTATTAGAACAAGGTAAAGTTACAGCAGATGTTGAAAAGAGAGCAGAAATATACAAAAAAGCTCAAGAGTTAATTATGGACGATGCTCCAATATTCCCATTATTCTACAAAGTTCAAAATGCTGGAACACAAAAATTCATAAAAGGATTTAAGCTTCATCCAGCAGGACATCACAAGCTATACAATGTATATTTTGAGTAA
- the nikB gene encoding nickel ABC transporter permease, with protein sequence MHKYILRRLLLLIPVILGVTFIVFSIMYLTPGDPAQIILGESAPPEKVAQLREEMGLNDPFIVQYFRFVKNGLKGDFGRSYSTRRPVFSEIFARFPATLKLTIAGVLVAIIIGIPVGIISATRQYSLFDNVSMIGALLGVSMPNFWFGLMLVLVFSVMLGWFPSGGDNGLSSLVLPAITLGTSAAALITRMTRSSMLEVIRQDYIRTARAKGVLEKKVINKHALKNALIPIITVVGLQFGYLLGGAVLTETVFSWPGVGRLLVDAIRQKDTPMVLASVVFVSVTFSFVNLMVDILYAYVDPRIKSQYK encoded by the coding sequence ATGCATAAGTATATACTTCGCAGATTACTTCTGCTTATACCTGTTATTTTAGGTGTAACTTTCATAGTATTCTCAATAATGTATTTAACACCTGGAGATCCAGCTCAAATTATCCTTGGAGAAAGTGCGCCACCTGAAAAGGTTGCACAATTAAGAGAAGAAATGGGACTTAACGATCCATTTATTGTACAATATTTTAGATTTGTAAAAAATGGTTTAAAAGGTGATTTTGGTAGATCATATTCTACTAGAAGACCTGTTTTCTCAGAGATATTTGCAAGATTCCCAGCAACTTTAAAGCTTACTATAGCAGGAGTTTTAGTTGCAATAATAATAGGTATTCCTGTAGGTATTATTTCAGCAACTAGGCAGTATTCACTATTTGACAATGTTAGTATGATTGGTGCATTACTTGGTGTTTCAATGCCTAACTTTTGGTTTGGATTAATGTTAGTTCTTGTATTCTCAGTTATGCTAGGATGGTTTCCTTCAGGTGGAGACAACGGCTTGTCAAGTTTAGTACTTCCAGCAATAACATTAGGTACAAGTGCAGCAGCATTAATTACTCGTATGACACGTTCTTCAATGCTTGAAGTTATAAGACAAGACTATATCAGAACAGCAAGAGCTAAAGGTGTTTTAGAGAAAAAAGTAATTAACAAACACGCTTTGAAAAACGCATTAATTCCAATTATAACAGTTGTAGGTTTACAATTTGGTTATCTACTAGGTGGTGCTGTTTTAACAGAGACAGTATTCTCATGGCCTGGAGTAGGTAGATTATTAGTTGATGCAATAAGACAAAAAGATACTCCAATGGTATTGGCTTCAGTTGTTTTCGTATCAGTAACATTCAGTTTTGTGAACTTGATGGTTGATATCCTATATGCATACGTAGACCCAAGAATAAAGTCACAGTATAAATAA
- a CDS encoding ABC transporter permease gives MAAAKKNKKRSQWAEVWRRLKKNKMAMVGLAILTIIVLMAVFADFIADYDNVVIKQNLKERLQGPSAKHWLGTDEFGRDIFARLIHGARVSLKVGIIAVGISIIIGGILGSIAGYYGGLVDNIIMRAMDIFLAIPSILLAIAIVSALGPSLMNLMIAVGISSVPSYARIVRASVLSIRDQEFIEAAKAIGANDLRIILKHIIPNALAPVIVQGTLGVAGAILSTAGLSFIGLGIQPPAPEWGAMLAGGRAYLRYAWHVTTFPGLAIMIIILALNFLGDGLRDALDPRLKQ, from the coding sequence ATGGCAGCGGCTAAGAAAAATAAGAAAAGAAGCCAATGGGCAGAAGTTTGGAGAAGGCTTAAGAAAAATAAAATGGCAATGGTAGGACTTGCTATTTTAACAATAATAGTTTTAATGGCTGTATTTGCTGATTTTATAGCTGATTATGATAATGTTGTTATAAAACAAAACTTAAAAGAAAGATTACAAGGACCTAGTGCAAAACACTGGTTAGGAACTGACGAATTTGGTAGAGATATTTTTGCAAGATTAATACATGGTGCTAGAGTTTCTTTAAAAGTAGGTATTATAGCGGTAGGTATATCTATAATTATCGGAGGTATATTAGGTTCAATAGCAGGTTATTACGGTGGATTAGTTGATAATATCATAATGAGAGCAATGGATATATTTTTAGCTATACCAAGTATATTATTAGCAATTGCTATAGTATCAGCTCTTGGTCCAAGCTTAATGAACTTAATGATTGCTGTTGGTATTTCATCTGTTCCTTCTTACGCAAGAATAGTTAGAGCTTCAGTATTATCAATTCGTGACCAAGAGTTTATAGAAGCTGCAAAGGCTATAGGTGCGAATGACTTAAGAATAATATTAAAGCACATTATTCCTAACGCATTAGCACCAGTTATAGTTCAAGGTACATTAGGGGTTGCAGGTGCTATTCTTTCAACTGCAGGTCTAAGCTTTATCGGTTTAGGTATACAGCCGCCAGCACCAGAATGGGGAGCTATGTTAGCAGGTGGTAGAGCTTATTTAAGATACGCTTGGCACGTAACTACTTTCCCAGGTTTAGCTATAATGATTATAATATTAGCATTAAACTTCTTAGGTGACGGATTAAGAGATGCTTTAGACCCAAGGCTAAAACAGTAG